A portion of the Mytilus galloprovincialis chromosome 12, xbMytGall1.hap1.1, whole genome shotgun sequence genome contains these proteins:
- the LOC143054108 gene encoding uncharacterized protein LOC143054108 isoform X1, with the protein MTSVEPICSRTQLEPMSWNGFRNQQTEIQYHVFKWFVYRRLSKCLIFVGIVFNIVQIVTLIIWDSSSMTTITVLCICLLVFVAFYLTSMIRQIQDNYCKYIIIGVIILETTEFYIFDNNYCDYWPTTLVFLMFGCLPHRLRYRFIFAVTIILPKIVFTRDTSQYEELNGSILQKIILFFLLTIPIFLLGFSMNLHLDTDLRKSFSTQNIAKKETENSVNILIEQEKTLLNRMPFPLASILLQDIKSDGKQDEIEKKMYTCCLKNVSISVIQMVMLDDLLATNEMSPFTALQEILDSIEILSKSCKQRMIGSHLNKFVFISDVLDFGYMPVEMSVNMSLSLLNKVRQVSMKQRVNINVRAGIHIGDIWIALLGQVHSSADAFGEDLNIAKEILETGDYGTVQCSQHIKKCIGYHFQLVEKQFQSTDTFLSSRCIKCFEVTGTLNDISKLNVNEIQQPDLTRFCRMIPQSDKAHRKRERRWGDINIGSLSTVPIVLFFQLLLVIVTRQLLLSEAIVFSITITLFLLVPICVIWKTKRQTAFQMFKVMTMPVSSRTFCLLYSVFSAGLLLLCNVLYTVDNLNVNSVQNISDNTEEYLIHLQSNNTILTLLIISHMMFNCIVNYLCLIGDVIVIWLITITSYQYHGYKNGQHTEIKSLINITGIATCLLFFQKMLDIILQQIKSDTIRIQKQNSIVVHIESKMKSVIRKLEPPDIIRKQFVGGKGSSYETYSNIGILIVSYTLQNSDWSMNNIHSLDTMIRSFDSLVQRKRFEGLTKINGHTSAYIVVSGMPSETKMVTTHESLMLFAMSVQEEIRKCQTDYTDNPAFKMGLHTGPVMVGICSDYVDIWGVSVDICKAISCSKQNVHLKVSGEFAKCIDENKYQLHKGESVMVTDKTYSDLYFQKCG; encoded by the exons TAAATGTCTCATCTTTGTCGGAATTGTATTTAACATCGTACAGATTGTAACATTAATCATCTGGGACTCGTCATCAATGACAACTATAACTGTGCTATGCATATGTTTATTAGTTTTCGTAGCATTTTATCTAACATCAATGATAAGACAAATTCAAGACAACTATTGTAAATATATAATCATTGGAGTAATAATACTCGAGACCACTGAATTCTACATCTTTGACAACAATTATTGTGATTATTGGCCAACGACATTAGTATTTCTAATGTTTGGTTGCCTTCCTCATCGTTTGAGATATCGGTTCATCTTTGCAGTGACGataattttgccaaaaattgTTTTTACTAGGGATACATCACAGTACGAGGAACTTAACGGATCAATATTACAAAAG ATTATCCTATTTTTCCTGCTCACGATACCAATATTTCTACTAGGATTTTCCATGAATTTACACCTAGATACAGATCTGAGAAAGTCGTTTTCAACTCAAAACATTGCGAAGAAAGAAACAGAAAACTCAGTAAACATTTTAATAGAGCAG GAAAAAACTCTTCTTAACCGAATGCCATTCCCATTAGCTTCAATTCTGCTCCAGGACATTAAATCAGATGGTAAACAGGACGAAATCGAAAAGAAAATGTACACTTGTTGCCTCAAAAACGTTAG TATTTCAGTGATTCAGATGGTGATGTTGGACGACTTATTAGCAACTAACGAAATGTCACCATTCACGGCCTTACAAGAGATATTAGATTCTATAGAAATATTGTCAAAG AGTTGTAAACAAAGAATGATAGGATCACATTTGAATAAATTTGTGTTCATAAGTGACGTTTTGGATTTTGGGTACATGCCAGTTGAAATGTCTGTCAATATGAGTTTATCTTTACTCAATAAAGTACG GCAAGTTTCGAtgaaacaaagagttaatataaaTGTTAGAGCTGGCATACATATAGGAGACATATGGATTGCACTTTTAGGACAGGTCCATTCATCGGCTGATGCTTTTGGTGAAGATTTGAATATTGCAAAAGAAATACTAGAAACTGGGGATTATGG gACAGTCCAGTGTTCTCAGCACATCAAAAAATGTATCGGGTATCATTTTCAACTAGTGGAAAAACAATTTCAGAGTACGGATACATTCCTTTCTAGCCGATGTATAAAGTGTTTTGAAGTAACAGGAACTTTAAACGAC ATAAGTAAACTTAACGTAAATGAAATTCAGCAACCTGATTTGACACGATTCTG CAGAATGATTCCTCAGAGTGATAAAGCACATAGAAAAAGAGAACGACGGTGGGGAGACATCAATATTGGTTCATTGTCGACTGTACCAatcgttttattttttcagttattGTTAGTCATTGTTACGCGACAACT attATTATCTGAAGCTATTGTTTTCTCAATAACAATAACACTCTTTCTACTAGTTCCAATCTGCGTTATTTGGAAGACAAAACGACAG ACAGCATTTCAAATGTTTAAAGTGATGACAATGCCAGTATCAAGCAGAACATTTTGTCTGCTTTATTCTGTGTTCTCAGCTGGCTTACTTTTGCTATGCAATGTACTTTATACG GTGGATAACCTTAACGTGAACTCAGTTCAAAACATATCAGACAATACAGAAGAGTACCTGATCCATTTACAGTCAAATAATACTATTTTAACACTGTTAATTATTTCACACATGATGTTCAACTGCATCGTCAATTATTTATGTTTAATAGGAGATGTTATAGTTATCTGGCTCATTACAATAACTTCATATCAATACCATGGATATAAAAATGg ACAACACACTGAGATTAAATCACTAATCAACATTACAGGAATAGCAACAtgtttgcttttttttcaaaagatg CTTGATATTATATTACAACAGATAAAATCTGATACCATACGTATACAGAAACAAAACAGCATAGTCGTTCATATTGAAAGTAAAATGAAGTCAGTAATAAGAAAACTTGAGCCACCGGATATTATCCGTAAACAGTTTGTAGGAGGCAAA GGTTCATCTTATGAGACATATTCAAACATTGGTATTCTGATAGTCAGCTATACATTACAGAATTCTGACTGGAGTATGAACAATATTCACTCACTTGATACAATGATAAGATCTTTTGATTCT TTGGTACAGAGGAAAAGGTTTGAAGGTTTAACAAAGATAAATGGACACACATCAGCTTATATTGTTGTTAGTGGCATGCCTTCGGAAACCAAG ATGGTAACCACACATGAATCATTGATGTTATTTGCCATGTCGGTGCAGGAAGAAATAAGGAAATGTCAAACAGATTATACTGACAACCCAGCATTTAAAATGG GCTTGCACACAGGTCCAGTAATGGTTGGTATATGTAGCGATTATGTTGATATTTGGGGAGTTTCTGTTGATATATGTAAAGCAATTTCGTGTTCAAAACAAAACGTACATTTAaag GTTTCTGGTGAATTTGCAAAGTGTATTGATGAAAACAAATATCAGTTGCATAAAGGAGAATCTGTAATGGTTACCGATAAAACATATAGTGACCTCTATTTTCAGAAGTGTGGCTAA
- the LOC143054108 gene encoding uncharacterized protein LOC143054108 isoform X3: MTSVEPICSRTQLEPMSWNGFRNQQTEIQYHVFKWFVYRRLSKCLIFVGIVFNIVQIVTLIIWDSSSMTTITVLCICLLVFVAFYLTSMIRQIQDNYCKYIIIGVIILETTEFYIFDNNYCDYWPTTLVFLMFGCLPHRLRYRFIFAVTIILPKIVFTRDTSQYEELNGSILQKIILFFLLTIPIFLLGFSMNLHLDTDLRKSFSTQNIAKKETENSVNILIEQEKTLLNRMPFPLASILLQDIKSDGKQDEIEKKMYTCCLKNVSISVIQMVMLDDLLATNEMSPFTALQEILDSIEILSKSCKQRMIGSHLNKFVFISDVLDFGYMPVEMSVNMSLSLLNKVRQVSMKQRVNINVRAGIHIGDIWIALLGQVHSSADAFGEDLNIAKEILETGDYGTVQCSQHIKKCIGYHFQLVEKQFQSTDTFLSSRCIKCFEVTGTLNDISKLNVNEIQQPDLTRFCRMIPQSDKAHRKRERRWGDINIGSLSTVPIVLFFQLLLVIVTRQLLLSEAIVFSITITLFLLVPICVIWKTKRQTAFQMFKVMTMPVSSRTFCLLYSVFSAGLLLLCNVLYTVDNLNVNSVQNISDNTEEYLIHLQSNNTILTLLIISHMMFNCIVNYLCLIGDVIVIWLITITSYQYHGYKNGQHTEIKSLINITGIATCLLFFQKMLDIILQQIKSDTIRIQKQNSIVVHIESKMKSVIRKLEPPDIIRKQFVGGKNSDWSMNNIHSLDTMIRSFDSLVQRKRFEGLTKINGHTSAYIVVSGMPSETKMVTTHESLMLFAMSVQEEIRKCQTDYTDNPAFKMGLHTGPVMVGICSDYVDIWGVSVDICKAISCSKQNVHLKVSGEFAKCIDENKYQLHKGESVMVTDKTYSDLYFQKCG, from the exons TAAATGTCTCATCTTTGTCGGAATTGTATTTAACATCGTACAGATTGTAACATTAATCATCTGGGACTCGTCATCAATGACAACTATAACTGTGCTATGCATATGTTTATTAGTTTTCGTAGCATTTTATCTAACATCAATGATAAGACAAATTCAAGACAACTATTGTAAATATATAATCATTGGAGTAATAATACTCGAGACCACTGAATTCTACATCTTTGACAACAATTATTGTGATTATTGGCCAACGACATTAGTATTTCTAATGTTTGGTTGCCTTCCTCATCGTTTGAGATATCGGTTCATCTTTGCAGTGACGataattttgccaaaaattgTTTTTACTAGGGATACATCACAGTACGAGGAACTTAACGGATCAATATTACAAAAG ATTATCCTATTTTTCCTGCTCACGATACCAATATTTCTACTAGGATTTTCCATGAATTTACACCTAGATACAGATCTGAGAAAGTCGTTTTCAACTCAAAACATTGCGAAGAAAGAAACAGAAAACTCAGTAAACATTTTAATAGAGCAG GAAAAAACTCTTCTTAACCGAATGCCATTCCCATTAGCTTCAATTCTGCTCCAGGACATTAAATCAGATGGTAAACAGGACGAAATCGAAAAGAAAATGTACACTTGTTGCCTCAAAAACGTTAG TATTTCAGTGATTCAGATGGTGATGTTGGACGACTTATTAGCAACTAACGAAATGTCACCATTCACGGCCTTACAAGAGATATTAGATTCTATAGAAATATTGTCAAAG AGTTGTAAACAAAGAATGATAGGATCACATTTGAATAAATTTGTGTTCATAAGTGACGTTTTGGATTTTGGGTACATGCCAGTTGAAATGTCTGTCAATATGAGTTTATCTTTACTCAATAAAGTACG GCAAGTTTCGAtgaaacaaagagttaatataaaTGTTAGAGCTGGCATACATATAGGAGACATATGGATTGCACTTTTAGGACAGGTCCATTCATCGGCTGATGCTTTTGGTGAAGATTTGAATATTGCAAAAGAAATACTAGAAACTGGGGATTATGG gACAGTCCAGTGTTCTCAGCACATCAAAAAATGTATCGGGTATCATTTTCAACTAGTGGAAAAACAATTTCAGAGTACGGATACATTCCTTTCTAGCCGATGTATAAAGTGTTTTGAAGTAACAGGAACTTTAAACGAC ATAAGTAAACTTAACGTAAATGAAATTCAGCAACCTGATTTGACACGATTCTG CAGAATGATTCCTCAGAGTGATAAAGCACATAGAAAAAGAGAACGACGGTGGGGAGACATCAATATTGGTTCATTGTCGACTGTACCAatcgttttattttttcagttattGTTAGTCATTGTTACGCGACAACT attATTATCTGAAGCTATTGTTTTCTCAATAACAATAACACTCTTTCTACTAGTTCCAATCTGCGTTATTTGGAAGACAAAACGACAG ACAGCATTTCAAATGTTTAAAGTGATGACAATGCCAGTATCAAGCAGAACATTTTGTCTGCTTTATTCTGTGTTCTCAGCTGGCTTACTTTTGCTATGCAATGTACTTTATACG GTGGATAACCTTAACGTGAACTCAGTTCAAAACATATCAGACAATACAGAAGAGTACCTGATCCATTTACAGTCAAATAATACTATTTTAACACTGTTAATTATTTCACACATGATGTTCAACTGCATCGTCAATTATTTATGTTTAATAGGAGATGTTATAGTTATCTGGCTCATTACAATAACTTCATATCAATACCATGGATATAAAAATGg ACAACACACTGAGATTAAATCACTAATCAACATTACAGGAATAGCAACAtgtttgcttttttttcaaaagatg CTTGATATTATATTACAACAGATAAAATCTGATACCATACGTATACAGAAACAAAACAGCATAGTCGTTCATATTGAAAGTAAAATGAAGTCAGTAATAAGAAAACTTGAGCCACCGGATATTATCCGTAAACAGTTTGTAGGAGGCAAA AATTCTGACTGGAGTATGAACAATATTCACTCACTTGATACAATGATAAGATCTTTTGATTCT TTGGTACAGAGGAAAAGGTTTGAAGGTTTAACAAAGATAAATGGACACACATCAGCTTATATTGTTGTTAGTGGCATGCCTTCGGAAACCAAG ATGGTAACCACACATGAATCATTGATGTTATTTGCCATGTCGGTGCAGGAAGAAATAAGGAAATGTCAAACAGATTATACTGACAACCCAGCATTTAAAATGG GCTTGCACACAGGTCCAGTAATGGTTGGTATATGTAGCGATTATGTTGATATTTGGGGAGTTTCTGTTGATATATGTAAAGCAATTTCGTGTTCAAAACAAAACGTACATTTAaag GTTTCTGGTGAATTTGCAAAGTGTATTGATGAAAACAAATATCAGTTGCATAAAGGAGAATCTGTAATGGTTACCGATAAAACATATAGTGACCTCTATTTTCAGAAGTGTGGCTAA
- the LOC143054108 gene encoding uncharacterized protein LOC143054108 isoform X2, whose protein sequence is MTSVEPICSRTQLEPMSWNGFRNQQTEIQYHVFKWFVYRRLSKCLIFVGIVFNIVQIVTLIIWDSSSMTTITVLCICLLVFVAFYLTSMIRQIQDNYCKYIIIGVIILETTEFYIFDNNYCDYWPTTLVFLMFGCLPHRLRYRFIFAVTIILPKIVFTRDTSQYEELNGSILQKIILFFLLTIPIFLLGFSMNLHLDTDLRKSFSTQNIAKKETENSVNILIEQEKTLLNRMPFPLASILLQDIKSDGKQDEIEKKMYTCCLKNVSISVIQMVMLDDLLATNEMSPFTALQEILDSIEILSKSCKQRMIGSHLNKFVFISDVLDFGYMPVEMSVNMSLSLLNKVRQVSMKQRVNINVRAGIHIGDIWIALLGQVHSSADAFGEDLNIAKEILETGDYGTVQCSQHIKKCIGYHFQLVEKQFQSTDTFLSSRCIKCFEVTGTLNDISKLNVNEIQQPDLTRFCRMIPQSDKAHRKRERRWGDINIGSLSTVPIVLFFQLLLVIVTRQLLLSEAIVFSITITLFLLVPICVIWKTKRQTAFQMFKVMTMPVSSRTFCLLYSVFSAGLLLLCNVLYTVDNLNVNSVQNISDNTEEYLIHLQSNNTILTLLIISHMMFNCIVNYLCLIGDVIVIWLITITSYQYHGYKNGQHTEIKSLINITGIATCLLFFQKMIKSDTIRIQKQNSIVVHIESKMKSVIRKLEPPDIIRKQFVGGKGSSYETYSNIGILIVSYTLQNSDWSMNNIHSLDTMIRSFDSLVQRKRFEGLTKINGHTSAYIVVSGMPSETKMVTTHESLMLFAMSVQEEIRKCQTDYTDNPAFKMGLHTGPVMVGICSDYVDIWGVSVDICKAISCSKQNVHLKVSGEFAKCIDENKYQLHKGESVMVTDKTYSDLYFQKCG, encoded by the exons TAAATGTCTCATCTTTGTCGGAATTGTATTTAACATCGTACAGATTGTAACATTAATCATCTGGGACTCGTCATCAATGACAACTATAACTGTGCTATGCATATGTTTATTAGTTTTCGTAGCATTTTATCTAACATCAATGATAAGACAAATTCAAGACAACTATTGTAAATATATAATCATTGGAGTAATAATACTCGAGACCACTGAATTCTACATCTTTGACAACAATTATTGTGATTATTGGCCAACGACATTAGTATTTCTAATGTTTGGTTGCCTTCCTCATCGTTTGAGATATCGGTTCATCTTTGCAGTGACGataattttgccaaaaattgTTTTTACTAGGGATACATCACAGTACGAGGAACTTAACGGATCAATATTACAAAAG ATTATCCTATTTTTCCTGCTCACGATACCAATATTTCTACTAGGATTTTCCATGAATTTACACCTAGATACAGATCTGAGAAAGTCGTTTTCAACTCAAAACATTGCGAAGAAAGAAACAGAAAACTCAGTAAACATTTTAATAGAGCAG GAAAAAACTCTTCTTAACCGAATGCCATTCCCATTAGCTTCAATTCTGCTCCAGGACATTAAATCAGATGGTAAACAGGACGAAATCGAAAAGAAAATGTACACTTGTTGCCTCAAAAACGTTAG TATTTCAGTGATTCAGATGGTGATGTTGGACGACTTATTAGCAACTAACGAAATGTCACCATTCACGGCCTTACAAGAGATATTAGATTCTATAGAAATATTGTCAAAG AGTTGTAAACAAAGAATGATAGGATCACATTTGAATAAATTTGTGTTCATAAGTGACGTTTTGGATTTTGGGTACATGCCAGTTGAAATGTCTGTCAATATGAGTTTATCTTTACTCAATAAAGTACG GCAAGTTTCGAtgaaacaaagagttaatataaaTGTTAGAGCTGGCATACATATAGGAGACATATGGATTGCACTTTTAGGACAGGTCCATTCATCGGCTGATGCTTTTGGTGAAGATTTGAATATTGCAAAAGAAATACTAGAAACTGGGGATTATGG gACAGTCCAGTGTTCTCAGCACATCAAAAAATGTATCGGGTATCATTTTCAACTAGTGGAAAAACAATTTCAGAGTACGGATACATTCCTTTCTAGCCGATGTATAAAGTGTTTTGAAGTAACAGGAACTTTAAACGAC ATAAGTAAACTTAACGTAAATGAAATTCAGCAACCTGATTTGACACGATTCTG CAGAATGATTCCTCAGAGTGATAAAGCACATAGAAAAAGAGAACGACGGTGGGGAGACATCAATATTGGTTCATTGTCGACTGTACCAatcgttttattttttcagttattGTTAGTCATTGTTACGCGACAACT attATTATCTGAAGCTATTGTTTTCTCAATAACAATAACACTCTTTCTACTAGTTCCAATCTGCGTTATTTGGAAGACAAAACGACAG ACAGCATTTCAAATGTTTAAAGTGATGACAATGCCAGTATCAAGCAGAACATTTTGTCTGCTTTATTCTGTGTTCTCAGCTGGCTTACTTTTGCTATGCAATGTACTTTATACG GTGGATAACCTTAACGTGAACTCAGTTCAAAACATATCAGACAATACAGAAGAGTACCTGATCCATTTACAGTCAAATAATACTATTTTAACACTGTTAATTATTTCACACATGATGTTCAACTGCATCGTCAATTATTTATGTTTAATAGGAGATGTTATAGTTATCTGGCTCATTACAATAACTTCATATCAATACCATGGATATAAAAATGg ACAACACACTGAGATTAAATCACTAATCAACATTACAGGAATAGCAACAtgtttgcttttttttcaaaagatg ATAAAATCTGATACCATACGTATACAGAAACAAAACAGCATAGTCGTTCATATTGAAAGTAAAATGAAGTCAGTAATAAGAAAACTTGAGCCACCGGATATTATCCGTAAACAGTTTGTAGGAGGCAAA GGTTCATCTTATGAGACATATTCAAACATTGGTATTCTGATAGTCAGCTATACATTACAGAATTCTGACTGGAGTATGAACAATATTCACTCACTTGATACAATGATAAGATCTTTTGATTCT TTGGTACAGAGGAAAAGGTTTGAAGGTTTAACAAAGATAAATGGACACACATCAGCTTATATTGTTGTTAGTGGCATGCCTTCGGAAACCAAG ATGGTAACCACACATGAATCATTGATGTTATTTGCCATGTCGGTGCAGGAAGAAATAAGGAAATGTCAAACAGATTATACTGACAACCCAGCATTTAAAATGG GCTTGCACACAGGTCCAGTAATGGTTGGTATATGTAGCGATTATGTTGATATTTGGGGAGTTTCTGTTGATATATGTAAAGCAATTTCGTGTTCAAAACAAAACGTACATTTAaag GTTTCTGGTGAATTTGCAAAGTGTATTGATGAAAACAAATATCAGTTGCATAAAGGAGAATCTGTAATGGTTACCGATAAAACATATAGTGACCTCTATTTTCAGAAGTGTGGCTAA